TCCAACAGAATTCGAGCATACAAAGTCCATATTAGAGCAGCCCCACATTCTTTGGACGGCTATCCTCTCCATCGATTCTAGCTTCGTTTCTTGCACAAATATCATATccggttttcttttcttaataAGTTTAGATAAAAATCTCTTTTTTACAACACTCCCCAAGCCTCTAACATTCCATGAAATTATCTGCATAAAAACCCAGGTGCCCTTTTGAAAACTCCACTAAATCAGTCCCAGAGACTAATTCTGACCTTCTCTCGCTCGGAGGCAAGCGTATTCCTCAATTTCCAGCTCAATCATCTTCTTCAAAACAACATCATTAGGTAAAAATTGAATGTCTAACTCACCTCTGACTGCCATGGATGCTGTGACCTCCATAGCGATGCTTGGATTGCTTTCAATTTCCCCCGATGTAGATGAAGGAACCTCCACTATGCTGGGCTCCCTTGATAATTCCTCACGAATTTGGATGAGGTTTGCGAGTTGTCTTCGCCTCCTTTTCCGGCAATCCGCGTCATTCAGATCCACCAGGAGATTGATACTGAGTCGCTGAGACAGATTAGTTGTGCTCTGGTTTGGATCCCCGAGTTGGGGAAAAAGCTCCAAGTGATCAGTATGTAACCCCCTATTTGGATCAGCCGACAAAACCCCATTCAATTTCGGGCTGAAAATTCACTAGGCCCAAGCCCAGCTCCCTCACCTCGCAATTTGGAGAACACGGCCCATCTTGGGCTAAAAGGCCCACTGTATTTTGTACAAAGCCCAAGTTGGCATCATGGGCCAAATGGTCCGAACCACTGCCTACACCTTCAACCGGGCTCACTGAGTCCCCCACGACGGATTCAAAATCATCTGAACAATCCTGAGCAATGTCCCTGTCAAGCattaaatattcataaattttaaaataatattttacaggacactataaaaaatcagctccaacgaataCAAGTAGATATGTTTTTTCGAAATTCGTAGGAACGAAACTGTTTAGTTTTGCAGTTTCgtcctacaaattcaaaaaacatatctaccgatatccgttagaactgattttttacagggtcccataaaatactattttaaaatttatgaatatttttttgtatttttttgagacccggAATGAGTCCCAAAAGACGTGCGGTGGACGGTCACCGCGAATTGCATGCGGTGACCGTAGTCCGGCTGTTCTTCCTCATCCAAGTTCTCCCCCTCGCCGTCTCTCCTTTGCACTGACTTCACCTCATCCAAACTCTGCACCATATTTATCTCGCCAGGATTAATAATGGACGATTCCTCCATCACTTTAACATCATACACCACCCGTTGCACCTCTAGTTTAATCCatctatcaatttttgaagcatGTTCCGTTGCTATTAGGATTCTACCTTTAGCAAAAAAACGATCCTTCATAGTTTCATCATCCAACATAATAAAATGACCCCATAGTTCTCCAATCCGTTTGAATGTTTTTGCCGACCACGCATTGAGTGGCATACCCTGACAACTTATCCTTGTTTCTCACCCCAGCCCCTGAATGTAGACTGGGGCTTACCCCTTTGCTGGTCATAACCTTGTTCTTGTGGAATCTGGGTACCGTCTGATTCTTTTGCTCTGCATTGTGGCCAAAGCAAGCCTCCTTAACAAACAACCTTTTATTGTCCACCCAAACCCGGTTGGTAGTCTGATCCGCTTGAGGTCTTCCGTGTGCGCGCAAGTCCAATCCGTTGGGGAGTATCCATAAAGTCCACACCACATCGCTTgaacccaatatacattgaatgacccatatctacttaaaaggctaagccttgtaagtggtgagccatccaattgtatattaaggtccaactctttttctatttatccgatgtgggacttaatctttcacacatgttcccaacaatctccccctcatgtgtgaaccaTCCATTGGGCCTAGCTCCCCCTCGATTTGATCCTCTTGACTCCCCTTTGATCCATGATCTTTATTCTCCAACACCGATTTAACCCCGGACTTCACCGCACCTACTCCATCGATCGAGAGCCAACCCCTTAACTCCATCGAGAGCCTCCATGCAGCGCTCCGCCTGCATCCTTGCTCCAAGGAGAGCCACCTTGGATTTTTCTCGCTCCACCAAGAGTCCCCGTGCAAGTCCACCAAATCGATTTGAGTCTGCCCAAAGATCGTCAACCATCGGCTCTAATAACATTGTTGGGAGTCTGATCCACTTGAGGTCTTCCGTGTGCGCGCAGGCCCAATCCGTTGGGGAGTATCCACAAAGTCCACACCACATCGCCTgaacccaatatacattgaatgacccatatccacttaaaaggctaagccttgtaagtggcgaaccatccaattgtatatttaggtccaactctttttttatttatccgaTGTGAGACTTAATCTTTCACACATGTTTCCAACAAACCCCATTCATTCGAGACACTGCCATGCCAACAGACACATGGCAGTCATACCTAACAAAACCAAATTTGTTTCCTGTTCGTTTGCTTCTCTTCCATGGAATAAAATCATCTTTAACCACCCCGAACTTATTTAACGTGCTCTGCAGCCACTGTTGGTCCTTTACCTCAGGAATATTGTCCACGAAAAGGGTAAATGTTTCCTCGGACCTTCTCCTTTTCTCTGCCGAGACCCTATGATTCTTTATCACAGGGATCCAACCACCATTGTCCCTTCCACTATCCATGCCGCCGTGACCTTTCCTTTTCGCTCtgtctctcaccctctctctctccattttttgcCACTTTTCCATATGTATTTTCCAAATATTGCGACTATTACAATAACAAAACACATTGTATTGTACGATTGTTGTGCATCATGCTGTCGTGCATTAGGAAGCAGGGGAGTACAATAATAATAAACCCTTTAATTGTCCTAACCTAACATATCAAAGGACCGTTCAAAACATAATTAAACACAAATCTGAGTGTAGAGTAAATTCTTCAGAGTTCAGAAGATTTAATTCACATGGGTATAAAACCCCAAACCATTCGCACGGCCATAGTCATAACAGGAAAAGATGCAACCACTTGTGACCATATAGACATACCAAAGACGGAATCACTCCGGAAGAAAATAGGAGAATGGTCTCAGTTCCCATAAAAACCAACTTGGGtacttatcaagaaaaaaaaaaaaaaacacttgggCGCACGACTGGGTTTCATACCTAGAACTGATCTCACACACGTAAATACAACCACTCCCCTTTTTTGGTACTAAGTAGGGCAGGAAATCCTTTAATCTAACACCAATTAAAGTTGTGTAATTCTATCGAATAGTTGGTGTGTGTTATGCTATGATTAATTAGGAAGCACAGTTAAATGCagatatgtatatgtatgaaGATAGAGATGTGGGTCGGACAATTATTTAAGTTGCACTTACTGGTTAATTCTTTCCGGCGTCCGAATCTCAGGCGGTATGGAGGTATAGTGGGGGTTTGAATTGCCGAAAACTTTAGCGGGTTAATGGTTTCCAgtggctgtccggtggccgaaaCTCTTGTGGTCTAGGGAAGTACGGTGAAATCCCTCCAACTTGATGTActctttgtcaagttttcttaataaaatttttgcctatcaaaaaaaaaaaagaacggtGGAATTTTGGTGGTTAGAGATGGAGGTGGGACGAAATGGGGTCGGGTGGGTTTTCATTTGAAGCGGTGGGGAGATGTGAAGGTATAGCTGGGGGAACCGTTTGGAATTGGGGTGCGTTGTTTGGGAGTCTGGAGAGGGAAGAGTTGTGACTGTTTTGGGAGGAAAGTTagggagtgcaattttgttcatcctccttTTAAGgaggtgaacattaccctcctttttattggttgaaatggtgtgggtTCCACccgtgcaatacactttttggtaagcatgacatcactttgtggtgggatccacaccatttcaaccaataggaaagaaggtaatgttcaccctctttaagtgaagggtgaacaaaactcaactcaaagTTAGGAGGGGTAGATTGGGAATGTAAAAAAGTCGACAAACAGTTTATAGAAgagtatagatagatagattataTAAAGATATGGATAATAATTTCGAGGAGAAACGGAGAAAATTCCATAAATACAATTGAAACGTTAATGTCTCTCGTCTGTTAGTCTTTTTCGGTgatttcaactttttaaggaaACCTACTCGACGTTTCTGTTAAGTTCCTATATGCCATTTCTTTTCTATTGCACACCTCTTATTCTAACCCAGTTGAAGTATGATCGTAAACATTTCCTAGCTAAGATATTCTAACCCATTTGTGAGTGTGAGCCTGTGAGGTCTAATTGGTTCCATATATCCCTCTTTGGGAGATTAAGTTTTGGTGATGTGTTGCTGCTGATTATCTAAAGGTTTCTTCTCGAGTGATGCTACTGCTTATGTGTTGATGATTAAAGTCTAATCTGAGGCCCGGTATTATTCTTCGGATGGAATTAAAGATATGGGATGctacaggtttttttttttgggttgctaCTTAATTACAGGTCAAGGCGCGTGTTGTCGTGCTGGCCGGTTTTTTATGATCGCTATGTATTCTTTTTGCATCTTTTCAAGCTTTGTGTTTGGATTGACTCCTTGCcatccctctttttttttgcagttttgGGTCGTCATATAGCTGCCAACCTAGTTTTATACTCATGGGATTGTAATGCCCTTTTTCCCAATATCCATTTTAATAAGTGTTTGTACTTCGCCTTCACTAATTAACAAAATCTTTCTTTGCTTAGcacaagaacaaaaacaaaaacaaaaaccggaGGAGTTCTGTCATTCTGTGTCTTTGATCTGGACAAAACTACGAAAACTACTCTGTATATATAACAAAGTGCAAAGTTTTAGTAGCATATTAATCAAAACAATGACGAATTTACTATAATAACGAAAACAACTCAGTATATAACAAAGTGCAAACTTTTACCAGTcctgccgagcaaaaaaaaaacttttagcaGTCCATCTCTtatttactactccctccgtttcataTTGAGAGTTTACTGCGAAAAGTCatgttattttttaaatcaaaaaatctACTCCTTCcgggtataattttttgaattttttcgcaccaaattaaagtactaatcgagatctttaataaggtgcgaaaaaattcgaaaaattatacatggaagtagttgattttttgatttgaaaaatggcaagagagagaaagtatgaaactctcaatatggaacggagaAAGTATAATTACAAATGTAGGAAAGGATGGAACTATACAATCTCTAAACGCGGCCGTGGCCTTGGTCTAAACGATCTCATTATTTTCATTCATGTCTGCCACTGGCTTAGGACTGCGGTATATATAGTCCTTTAGTAGGTGCCCCAGGAATAGAAGAAAACAGACAGAGGAAGTGGCGAGTGAGAAGAAGAATAGGCCCCGAAAGCTTAGGAGGTCCAGGCTATCAACGTCGTCCATCCAAGTTTCAGAGTATTCTAGGCTATCAACATCCTCCGTCGTAGTTTGAGATTGTGAACACTTTTTGGGGGTTAACCACTTCTTTTCCAGCCTTTTCAGTTCCCCTAGCTGTGAGAGTTGGAGAATGGCTTTTGAGACATCAGCGGCTAAtggagaatattttttttgaaatatctgcAAAAAAACATGAATGAAGATAATTCTATTGTAAAAGCGTGCTGCATAAACTTAGGAATTTAAGCATGTACAATTAAGAAGTGACACATCACCCTTGATTGAAAAAATTGAGGACATCTATTTCaactacttgttttttttttgaatagcgaattatttttattaatcttcgaAGAAAATACAAAGATTAACAGAAGCAAGGAGAGAGCAACAAATGCCCAATTTCATATCCAATCCCTAAATtgacaagatgccaaccaaggaGACACCCGAAGGGACAAGCCCAAAACCTAATAGGCCTACTTGTTGTTTTTGCCAGCAGTGAAAAGAAGTTTCTCGACGGTAAAATtgctcttgattttctttttaaactttccTTTTCTGGTAATCCTAAcaataataaatattttaatgaaaaattaacaaagcTAACCAAGGTTAAGTAACATTACGTTTTTGAAACCTAGATATATATAGTTAAAGATAATGCCGTATTACTATTTAAGAAAGGAAAGGGTAGGGGACTCTTTCTATAACTAGAATAGCGAGATAGGTGATCACATCTGTCCGTTTTATAGTATTATGATATGAAATGGATTTGCAAGAGGATTTGTTGCATTAATATGTGCTAGGGTTTGGGGTGTTTTTCTTTCGGtgcttttgggtttttttctttcGGCTGATTGTTTTGGGCTGTTTTGGTTTATGTGAGTTTTTTCTTTCAGCTGGCTTCTTGCCTTCCCTTAGGTCTCGAGAGGCTTCTTGTTGGTGTGTCAttgatctttttaatttttgtaatcctttataaagataaataaattctttttgcctagtaaaaaaaataatgatgaTGGTTCAACCATCCAAGAGTACTCAAACTCAATTCTGGTTACTTTGTTGTGTGTGTTATTAGAGCTTGCATGAGCCTCCTAAGACCGCCACTATATGCTTTATTGTCATCAAGTTCTTTGGAATAAAACAagtgcaaaaataaataaataaaaataaactagtGTTCAATACTCACAAAGCCAAATCCTCCAAAGCTATATTTGGTTGGAATGAGGGTAAAATTCCTGCAATATGTGTTCACGAAAGCTTTGGCATAAGGGTTCTCGAGAAATGCTGCCGATATATTGCCATTTTTGAAGCGCGCTTGATACTCGTCTTCATCCTTGATAGTTATAATATTCGTGAAGTTAAGCTCGTCTCGAATGTATTTCGGCATGAATGCATTTTCATCACAACCGACTGTTTTTGGGGACCATTGTTTCGGTTGGAGTCGTGACACTGTGAGCATTGATGTAAGGTTAGCGGTGTAGCTACTCGTTAAGACCAATGCCAAGAAAAGCCACACCACAACCACAATCCGAGCGTAGTTGCTTTGAATCCTCTCCCCTGcacaattcaaatattgaacgattggtaaaaaataaaggaaaacgGTAATTGACCAGAAAATTCACATCATcattagaaagaaaaatggttGTTTGATTCAAGATCATAGAATCAAAGTCGATTACTCTTTTTTTATCcggttttaaattattttttgatcggcaaaattGAGTACTTTTAGATCGTGTTTCATGACAGCAAGGAAAAAAGGTACATATATAAATTATATGTTTGATGGCTAAGGTGCTCCTTCTCGATGTATCCTTTTGAGCTATAATAatatttcttttgccgagcaaaaaaaaaaaaagaattttcaagAAT
The sequence above is a segment of the Rhododendron vialii isolate Sample 1 chromosome 13a, ASM3025357v1 genome. Coding sequences within it:
- the LOC131313293 gene encoding glutamate receptor 3.5-like; its protein translation is MPFLHSSTIKPIQLPMPILLTSFLLVVSHVSVAEAVYCEGYNENDTFTIAVPGKASFKTFVHKTPHLENPDQKKNYSGFCIDVFQAALERLGCDLPFTYVEFNGTYDQLVQNVSDKNYSAAVGDITILAERWKPDVSFTAPFTESGLTLVVPVRPGPKAGIFLKPFTTGMWLATAAVLVYTMFIVWFVERQSKNEEFCGPLSNQLGNALWFTFSSLFLAHRERIQSNYARIVVVVWLFLALVLTSSYTANLTSMLTVSRLQPKQWSPKTVGCDENAFMPKYIRDELNFTNIITIKDEDEYQARFKNGNISAAFLENPYAKAFVNTYCRNFTLIPTKYSFGGFGFIFQKKYSPLAADVSKAILQLSQLGELKRLEKKWLTPKKCSQSQTTTEDVDSLEYSETWMDDVDSLDLLSFRGLFFFSLATSSVCFLLFLGHLLKDYIYRSPKPVADMNENNEIV